In a genomic window of Prochlorococcus marinus subsp. marinus str. CCMP1375:
- the serS gene encoding serine--tRNA ligase: MLDQRKIRENPTLIEKGLARRGLKVNLAPLTEASERLKGLEQHRNSLQAKGNLIGKEVGQKIKSGISPNSEEVVSLRSKGNELKREINVLEEEEKALAKSIRKRILNYPNIPYSECPDGKDENDNLQIRNWGNPLKGEGYKEHWEIAEELGLLDTEKSVRIAKSRFVTLFNHGARLERSLINFMLDIHTSKGYSEVLPPVLVNTASLEGSGQLPKFAEESFKCSEDDLWLTPTAEVPLTSLHRNEVIPFEKLPIKYVAYSPCFRREAGSYGRDTRGLIRLHQFNKVELYWFVEPKKSKEAHQIITADAEAILQKLELPYRVVELCSGDLGFSASCTYDLEVWLPGANSYREISSCSNCDDFQARRSFIRTKKGNQTQLVHTLNASGLAIGRTMAAILENGQQSDGTVKLPKALVPYFGENQLTPQ; the protein is encoded by the coding sequence GTGCTTGATCAGAGAAAGATTAGAGAAAACCCAACTCTTATAGAAAAAGGCTTAGCTCGTCGTGGCTTAAAAGTTAATTTGGCCCCTTTAACAGAAGCTAGTGAAAGACTTAAAGGACTGGAGCAGCATCGCAATTCTTTACAAGCAAAAGGGAATTTAATAGGTAAAGAAGTTGGCCAGAAAATTAAATCTGGCATTAGTCCTAATTCAGAAGAAGTTGTTTCATTACGCAGCAAAGGCAATGAATTGAAAAGAGAAATAAATGTACTTGAAGAAGAAGAAAAAGCTCTAGCCAAGTCAATTAGAAAAAGAATTCTCAATTATCCAAATATCCCTTATTCAGAATGTCCTGATGGGAAGGATGAAAATGACAACCTTCAAATACGTAATTGGGGGAATCCTCTAAAAGGTGAAGGATATAAAGAACATTGGGAAATAGCTGAAGAGCTTGGTCTACTTGATACAGAAAAATCAGTTCGAATTGCAAAAAGCCGCTTTGTAACTCTTTTCAACCATGGAGCAAGGTTAGAAAGATCACTAATTAACTTTATGCTGGATATTCATACTTCTAAGGGATATTCAGAAGTACTTCCTCCTGTTCTTGTTAACACAGCAAGTCTTGAAGGCTCTGGACAACTTCCAAAATTTGCAGAAGAAAGCTTTAAATGTTCAGAAGATGATCTTTGGCTGACTCCAACAGCAGAAGTACCTTTAACTTCTTTACATAGAAATGAAGTTATACCTTTTGAAAAACTACCAATTAAATATGTAGCGTATAGCCCTTGTTTTCGAAGAGAAGCTGGAAGCTATGGTCGAGATACTAGAGGTCTAATAAGACTACATCAGTTCAATAAAGTTGAACTTTATTGGTTCGTTGAGCCTAAAAAATCTAAAGAAGCACACCAAATCATTACTGCAGACGCAGAAGCCATTCTTCAGAAACTAGAATTACCCTATAGAGTTGTAGAGCTTTGTTCAGGAGATTTAGGATTCTCAGCTTCATGCACATATGACTTAGAAGTTTGGCTCCCTGGAGCAAATTCCTACAGAGAGATTTCTAGTTGCAGCAATTGTGATGATTTTCAAGCCAGGCGATCTTTTATTAGGACTAAGAAAGGCAATCAAACTCAACTTGTTCATACTCTCAACGCTAGCGGTTTAGCAATTGGCAGAACAATGGCAGCAATACTAGAGAATGGACAGCAATCTGATGGAACTGTCAAACTGCCAAAAGCACTAGTCCCATATTTTGGAGAGAACCAATTGACCCCTCAATAA
- a CDS encoding M50 family metallopeptidase, which produces MNLIASISVLALLIFFHESGHFLAATLQGIRVSGFSIGFGPALIKKEFQGVTYSIRALPLGGFVSFPDDEQESTISKEDPDLLSNRPIFQRLLVISAGVIANLLIAWLALCGQATFIGIPNQPDPGVLIIDVQNQQSAALSGLKAGDQIISIDGINLGSGQEAVESMVDKIKNSPGQTISIEKDTNGTKGIIKLTPIEHLGVGKIGAQLQVNINGSIRPANGLTDIFYYTNSKFFNLLSKTIQGYKSLFTDFNSTSKQLSGPVKIVELGAQLSGQGASGLILFAALISINLAVLNSLPFPLLDGGQFTLILIEALRGKPIPEKIQLWFMQSGFIILIGISILLIIRDTSQLEIFQQVANK; this is translated from the coding sequence ATGAATTTAATTGCCTCTATTTCTGTCTTGGCATTATTAATTTTCTTTCACGAATCAGGACACTTTCTTGCTGCAACTCTTCAAGGTATTCGGGTTAGTGGATTTTCAATAGGATTTGGCCCGGCTCTAATAAAAAAGGAATTTCAAGGAGTTACTTACTCAATTAGGGCACTCCCTTTAGGAGGCTTTGTATCATTCCCTGATGATGAACAAGAAAGTACCATATCGAAAGAAGACCCAGACCTTCTTTCTAATAGGCCGATATTTCAAAGATTATTAGTGATTTCTGCGGGTGTAATCGCAAATTTGCTGATTGCATGGCTTGCCTTATGTGGACAAGCTACTTTTATTGGGATACCCAATCAACCAGATCCAGGGGTATTAATAATAGATGTTCAAAATCAGCAATCAGCTGCACTCTCAGGACTAAAGGCTGGGGATCAGATTATAAGTATTGATGGGATCAACCTTGGTTCAGGACAAGAAGCAGTTGAAAGTATGGTCGACAAAATTAAAAATTCCCCAGGTCAAACAATCTCTATAGAAAAAGATACTAATGGTACAAAAGGGATAATAAAACTTACTCCTATAGAACATTTAGGAGTTGGCAAGATCGGAGCGCAATTACAAGTAAATATAAATGGAAGCATTAGACCTGCAAATGGTTTGACAGACATTTTTTATTACACTAATTCAAAGTTTTTTAATTTGTTATCTAAAACCATTCAAGGCTATAAAAGTCTTTTTACAGATTTTAATTCAACATCAAAACAATTAAGTGGTCCCGTCAAGATAGTTGAGCTTGGCGCTCAATTATCAGGGCAAGGCGCTTCTGGTTTAATTCTTTTTGCAGCTTTGATATCGATTAATCTCGCAGTACTTAATTCTCTACCATTCCCTTTGCTCGATGGAGGGCAATTCACTTTAATCCTTATTGAAGCATTAAGAGGCAAGCCCATTCCAGAAAAAATTCAACTTTGGTTTATGCAATCTGGATTTATAATTCTAATAGGGATAAGCATATTGCTTATCATTCGAGACACCAGTCAATTAGAAATATTTCAGCAAGTGGCCAATAAATAA
- the rpsN gene encoding 30S ribosomal protein S14 yields the protein MAKKSMIARDVKRKKLVERYASKRKKLLDQFHSAKDPMERLEIHRKIQALPRNSAPSRMRNRCWATGKPRGVYRDFGLCRNQLRERAHKGELPGVVKSS from the coding sequence ATGGCCAAAAAATCGATGATTGCGCGAGATGTTAAGCGTAAAAAACTAGTAGAGAGATATGCCTCAAAGCGTAAAAAGTTGTTAGATCAGTTTCACTCTGCAAAAGATCCTATGGAACGTTTAGAGATTCATAGAAAGATTCAGGCTCTTCCAAGAAATAGTGCGCCCTCAAGAATGAGAAACCGTTGCTGGGCAACAGGAAAACCTAGAGGGGTTTATCGTGACTTTGGGCTTTGTCGCAATCAACTGAGAGAAAGAGCTCATAAAGGTGAGCTCCCAGGTGTTGTTAAATCAAGTTAG
- a CDS encoding polyribonucleotide nucleotidyltransferase: protein MQGQTTSVSFDGREIRLTTGRYAPQAGGSVLIECGDTAVLVTATQGQGREGADFLPLSCDYEERLYAAGRIPGSFMRREGRPPERATLISRLIDRPLRPLFPNWMRDDIQVVATCLSLDERVPADILAVTGSSMATLLAGIPFYGPMAAVRVGLLGDDFVLNPSFREIERGDLDLVVAGTPDGVVMVEAGSNQLTEQDVIEAIDFGYEAVNELIKAQESILKDSGLTQIKPEKPDLDETVPSYLEKNCTKPISALLKEFDLSKEDRDLKLDEIKTNCAEKIDSLKDDNAVKKSITTNTKLLGISFKALTKKLMREQIIKDGKRVDGRALDEVREISAEAGILPKRVHGSGLFQRGLTQVLSTATLGTPSDAQEMDDLNPSPDKTYIHHYNFPPYSVGETRPMRTPGRREVGHGALAERAIIPVLPPKESFPYVLRVVSEVLSSNGSTSMGSVCGSTIALLDAGVPLKAPVSGAAMGLIKEGEEVRILTDIQGIEDFLGDMDFKVAGTEKGITALQMDMKMTGLPIKIIGEAINQAKPARTHILEKMVQAIDKPRETLSPHAPRLLSFRIDPELIGTVIGPGGRTIKGITERTNTKIDIEDGGIVTIASHDGVAAEEAQKIIEGLTRKVHEGEVFTGSITRIIPIGAFVEILPGKEGMIHISQLSEARVEKVEDVVKVGDEVTVRVREIDNRGRINLTLRGIPQNGDMQYYPQPTPTPVAPLM from the coding sequence GTGCAAGGTCAGACAACGTCGGTCTCTTTCGATGGTCGAGAAATACGGCTCACAACAGGGAGATATGCACCACAGGCTGGTGGTTCAGTATTGATTGAATGTGGTGACACAGCAGTCTTAGTAACAGCAACCCAAGGGCAAGGGAGAGAAGGAGCTGATTTCCTTCCTCTTAGTTGCGACTACGAAGAGAGGCTTTATGCGGCTGGTCGAATTCCTGGAAGTTTCATGAGGCGAGAAGGAAGACCTCCTGAAAGAGCAACTTTAATCTCAAGATTGATAGATCGTCCTCTCAGACCTCTTTTTCCCAATTGGATGAGAGATGATATCCAAGTTGTTGCTACTTGTCTTTCACTAGATGAAAGAGTGCCTGCCGATATTTTAGCTGTAACAGGCTCATCAATGGCAACACTCCTTGCTGGAATTCCATTTTATGGACCTATGGCCGCTGTTAGAGTTGGTTTATTAGGGGATGACTTTGTCTTAAATCCAAGCTTCAGAGAAATCGAGCGAGGAGACTTAGATTTAGTAGTTGCTGGAACTCCTGATGGAGTTGTAATGGTTGAAGCAGGATCTAATCAACTAACTGAACAAGATGTAATTGAGGCAATTGACTTTGGCTATGAAGCAGTTAATGAATTGATTAAAGCTCAGGAATCTATTCTGAAAGACTCAGGTCTAACTCAAATCAAACCTGAAAAGCCAGACTTGGATGAAACAGTACCTTCCTATTTAGAAAAAAACTGTACAAAACCAATTAGTGCATTATTAAAAGAATTCGATCTTTCCAAAGAAGACAGAGATTTAAAGCTTGATGAAATCAAAACTAATTGTGCAGAAAAAATTGATTCTCTTAAAGATGACAATGCAGTCAAGAAATCAATAACAACTAATACAAAACTATTAGGAATAAGCTTCAAAGCTCTTACTAAAAAACTAATGAGAGAGCAAATTATCAAAGATGGAAAAAGAGTAGATGGAAGAGCACTTGATGAAGTAAGAGAGATATCCGCCGAAGCTGGTATTCTTCCAAAACGTGTTCATGGATCTGGTCTGTTTCAAAGAGGGTTAACCCAGGTACTTTCCACAGCAACACTAGGAACACCTAGTGATGCTCAAGAAATGGATGATCTAAACCCAAGTCCCGATAAAACATATATACATCACTATAATTTCCCTCCTTACTCAGTAGGCGAAACAAGACCTATGCGTACCCCAGGACGCCGCGAAGTTGGTCATGGCGCTTTAGCGGAACGAGCAATTATCCCAGTTTTGCCTCCTAAAGAGTCCTTCCCTTATGTCTTACGAGTAGTAAGTGAGGTTTTAAGCTCAAATGGCTCTACCTCAATGGGATCTGTTTGTGGTAGCACAATTGCACTCCTTGATGCAGGAGTCCCACTTAAAGCACCTGTAAGCGGAGCTGCTATGGGCCTTATTAAGGAAGGAGAAGAAGTAAGAATACTCACTGACATTCAAGGAATTGAAGACTTTTTGGGAGATATGGATTTCAAAGTCGCAGGTACAGAAAAAGGTATTACTGCTCTTCAAATGGATATGAAAATGACAGGCCTACCTATAAAAATAATTGGAGAAGCAATAAATCAAGCGAAGCCTGCAAGAACTCATATTCTAGAAAAAATGGTTCAAGCTATTGACAAACCAAGAGAGACTCTTTCTCCTCATGCACCACGGCTTCTAAGCTTCAGAATAGACCCTGAACTTATTGGAACAGTTATTGGACCTGGTGGAAGAACTATCAAAGGTATAACTGAAAGAACAAATACAAAAATAGATATAGAAGATGGCGGAATTGTAACCATTGCATCACATGATGGAGTTGCAGCAGAAGAAGCTCAGAAGATAATTGAAGGTCTAACCAGGAAAGTTCATGAGGGAGAAGTATTTACAGGCTCAATTACAAGGATTATCCCTATTGGTGCATTTGTTGAAATCCTTCCAGGCAAAGAAGGAATGATACATATTTCTCAATTATCAGAAGCCAGAGTAGAGAAAGTTGAAGATGTTGTCAAAGTAGGTGATGAAGTAACTGTAAGGGTTAGAGAAATAGATAATCGAGGCAGAATCAATCTAACTCTAAGGGGTATTCCACAAAATGGAGACATGCAATATTATCCACAGCCAACCCCCACTCCAGTAGCACCTTTGATGTAA